A stretch of the Ensifer sp. PDNC004 genome encodes the following:
- a CDS encoding 2-dehydro-3-deoxy-6-phosphogalactonate aldolase, translating into MTRIPFPSMKYPLIAILRGLKPEETAGVVGALIETGFTAIEIPLNSPDPFRSIETAVKMAPEGCLIGAGTVLTTAQVEQLADVGGRLMVSPNVEPAVISLAAKKGMVTMPGVLTPTEALSAAAAGATGLKFFPASVLGPSGIIAIRAILPPELEIAAVGGVSDANFGDYAKAGIRSFGLGSSLYKPGMSAAEVRERAVATIKAYDAVYGAQ; encoded by the coding sequence ATGACCCGCATTCCCTTTCCGTCGATGAAGTACCCGCTGATCGCCATCCTGCGTGGCCTCAAGCCCGAGGAAACCGCAGGCGTCGTCGGCGCTCTGATCGAAACCGGCTTCACCGCGATCGAGATCCCGCTGAACTCGCCCGATCCGTTCCGCTCGATCGAGACCGCCGTGAAGATGGCGCCCGAGGGCTGCCTGATCGGCGCCGGCACAGTGCTGACGACGGCGCAGGTGGAACAGCTTGCCGATGTGGGCGGCCGCCTGATGGTGAGCCCGAATGTCGAGCCGGCGGTCATCTCGCTTGCCGCAAAGAAGGGCATGGTTACCATGCCGGGCGTGCTGACCCCGACCGAGGCACTTTCGGCCGCGGCAGCGGGCGCCACCGGCCTCAAATTCTTTCCGGCAAGCGTGCTCGGGCCGTCGGGCATCATCGCCATCCGCGCGATCCTGCCGCCGGAGTTGGAAATCGCTGCCGTCGGCGGGGTTTCGGACGCGAACTTCGGCGACTATGCCAAGGCCGGCATCCGCAGCTTCGGCCTCGGATCGAGCCTCTACAAGCCCGGCATGAGCGCGGCCGAAGTCCGCGAGCGCGCCGTTGCCACCATCAAGGCCTACGACGCCGTCTACGGAGCACAGTGA
- a CDS encoding SMP-30/gluconolactonase/LRE family protein, producing the protein MSDTIPFAGSILCEATSILGEGPTYDPATGTAWWFNIKGQELHELHLESGRKTVHALPFLGSVLAVIDPARQLIASDQGLFVRDTRTGALSVLTTLEDKPINRSNDGRVHASGSLWIGTMGRSAEKGSGAIYHVAGTRVTKLYDAITIPNSICFSPDGTVAYFVDTDINHLMRVDIDAETGLPKGEPSLLVDGSGEAGGIDGSVCDADGLIWNARWGSGTVDVYRPDGARIARYAMPTTQPSCTAFIGPKADRMLVTSAWQDMDEATRAADPHAGKTFDLGISVKGRFEPSFRL; encoded by the coding sequence ATGAGCGACACCATTCCCTTTGCCGGCAGCATTCTCTGCGAAGCGACGTCGATCCTCGGCGAAGGCCCGACCTATGATCCGGCGACCGGCACCGCCTGGTGGTTCAACATCAAGGGTCAGGAACTGCATGAACTGCACCTGGAAAGCGGGCGCAAGACCGTGCATGCCCTGCCCTTCCTCGGCAGCGTGCTCGCCGTCATCGATCCGGCCCGGCAACTGATTGCCTCCGACCAGGGTCTCTTTGTCAGGGATACGCGGACCGGCGCCCTCAGCGTGCTCACCACGCTTGAGGACAAGCCGATCAATCGCTCGAACGACGGCCGGGTCCATGCGTCCGGTTCGCTGTGGATCGGCACCATGGGTCGCAGCGCCGAAAAGGGATCGGGCGCGATCTATCACGTCGCCGGCACCAGGGTGACGAAGCTCTACGACGCCATCACCATTCCCAACAGCATCTGCTTCTCGCCGGATGGAACCGTCGCCTATTTCGTAGACACCGACATCAACCACCTGATGCGCGTCGACATCGATGCCGAGACGGGACTGCCCAAGGGCGAACCGAGCCTGCTCGTCGATGGCAGCGGTGAAGCTGGCGGCATCGACGGTTCCGTCTGCGATGCCGACGGCCTGATCTGGAACGCCCGCTGGGGCAGCGGCACGGTCGACGTCTACCGGCCCGACGGCGCGCGCATCGCGCGTTACGCGATGCCGACGACGCAGCCCAGCTGCACAGCCTTCATCGGGCCGAAGGCTGACCGCATGCTGGTGACATCCGCCTGGCAGGACATGGACGAGGCAACGCGTGCGGCGGACCCGCATGCCGGCAAGACCTTCGACCTCGGCATCAGCGTCAAGGGCCGGTTCGAGCCGTCTTTCCGTCTCTGA